In one window of Streptomyces sp. FXJ1.172 DNA:
- a CDS encoding mycothiol-dependent nitroreductase Rv2466c family protein, protein MSDKTPVDFWFDPLCPWAWMTSRWVLEVEKVRDIEVRWHVMSLAVLNENRLDELPEEYREMLETKAWGPVRVVIAAQQEHGAEVLGDFYTALGTRIHNQGQGPEKAAVAAALKDAGLPESLMDHWDATPYEAELRASHKEGIDKVGQDVGTPVIAVPGSDGEQIAFFGPVVTPAPKGEEAARLWDGTLAVASVPGFYEIKRTRTKGPDFSNL, encoded by the coding sequence ATGTCGGACAAGACCCCCGTCGACTTCTGGTTCGACCCGCTGTGCCCCTGGGCCTGGATGACCTCCCGCTGGGTGCTGGAGGTGGAGAAGGTCCGTGACATCGAGGTCCGCTGGCATGTGATGAGCCTCGCGGTGCTCAACGAGAACAGGCTGGACGAGCTGCCCGAGGAATACCGCGAGATGCTCGAGACCAAGGCGTGGGGGCCGGTCCGGGTCGTCATCGCGGCACAGCAGGAGCACGGCGCCGAGGTGCTCGGTGACTTCTACACCGCGCTCGGCACCCGCATCCACAACCAGGGTCAGGGCCCGGAGAAGGCGGCCGTGGCCGCCGCCCTCAAGGACGCCGGGCTGCCCGAGTCCCTCATGGACCACTGGGACGCCACCCCCTACGAGGCCGAGCTGCGCGCCTCCCACAAGGAGGGCATCGACAAGGTCGGCCAGGACGTCGGCACCCCGGTCATCGCGGTCCCGGGCTCCGACGGCGAGCAGATCGCCTTCTTCGGCCCGGTCGTCACCCCCGCCCCGAAGGGCGAGGAGGCGGCCCGCCTGTGGGACGGCACGCTGGCCGTGGCCTCGGTGCCGGGCTTCTACGAGATCAAGCGGACCCGCACCAAGGGCCCCGACTTCAGCAACCTGTAG
- a CDS encoding LLM class flavin-dependent oxidoreductase translates to MTERKLHLNAFLMNTGHHEASWRLPESDPHAHVDLKHYVRLARAAERGTFDSLFLADGPQLWGNLAQRPAGSLEPLTLLTALATATEHIGLIATASTSYNSPYNLARRFASLDIISGGRAGWNIVTTAGAEAARNFGLDAEPAHAERYARAAEFLDVALKLWDSWEDDAVVADKPAGVWGDDSKLHPPRHRGTYFSVAGALNVPRTPQGYPLLVQAGSSEDGKAFAARYAEAVFTAQQTLAGAQAFYADLKSRTGRAGRDPGHIKVLPGIVPVLGSTEAEARAAEQVLEDHIVYDHGVARLESLLQLAPGTLELDSALPRDLPPESAVEGAKSRYTLVVELARREKLTVRQLIGRLGGGRGHLTFAGTPEQVAGQIESWFTQGAADGFNIMPAVLPSGLDAFVEHVVPILRARGLFRTEYGPRQTLRERYGLPRPANQYLSPAPALV, encoded by the coding sequence GTGACAGAGAGAAAGCTCCACCTCAACGCGTTCCTGATGAACACCGGCCACCACGAGGCCTCGTGGCGGCTCCCGGAGAGCGATCCCCACGCGCACGTCGACCTGAAGCACTACGTCCGGCTGGCCCGGGCCGCCGAGCGCGGCACCTTCGACTCCCTCTTCCTCGCCGACGGGCCCCAGCTGTGGGGCAACCTCGCCCAGCGCCCGGCCGGATCGCTGGAACCGCTCACCCTGCTGACCGCGCTGGCGACGGCCACCGAGCACATCGGCCTGATCGCCACCGCCTCCACCTCCTACAACTCCCCCTACAACCTGGCCCGCAGGTTCGCCTCGCTGGACATCATCAGCGGCGGCCGGGCCGGGTGGAACATCGTCACCACGGCGGGAGCGGAGGCCGCCCGGAACTTCGGGCTCGACGCGGAGCCCGCGCACGCCGAGCGGTACGCCCGGGCGGCCGAGTTCCTGGACGTGGCACTCAAGCTGTGGGACAGCTGGGAGGACGACGCGGTCGTCGCCGACAAGCCGGCCGGCGTCTGGGGCGACGACAGCAAGCTCCACCCGCCCCGGCACCGGGGCACGTACTTCAGTGTCGCGGGCGCGCTCAACGTCCCCCGCACGCCCCAGGGCTACCCGCTCCTCGTGCAGGCGGGGTCGAGCGAGGACGGCAAGGCCTTCGCCGCGCGCTACGCGGAGGCGGTCTTCACCGCCCAGCAGACCCTCGCCGGCGCCCAGGCCTTCTACGCCGACCTCAAGTCCCGTACCGGGCGGGCCGGACGCGACCCCGGGCACATCAAGGTGCTGCCCGGGATCGTGCCCGTGCTCGGCTCGACGGAGGCGGAGGCGCGGGCGGCCGAGCAGGTGCTGGAGGACCACATCGTGTACGACCACGGGGTGGCCCGGCTGGAGAGCCTGCTGCAGCTCGCGCCCGGCACACTGGAGCTGGATTCCGCGCTCCCCCGCGACCTGCCGCCCGAGTCCGCCGTCGAAGGTGCCAAGAGCCGCTACACACTCGTGGTGGAGCTGGCGCGCCGCGAGAAGCTCACCGTCCGGCAGCTGATCGGCCGGCTCGGCGGCGGACGCGGCCACCTCACCTTCGCCGGGACGCCCGAGCAGGTCGCCGGCCAGATCGAGAGCTGGTTCACGCAGGGCGCCGCCGACGGCTTCAACATCATGCCCGCCGTGCTGCCCTCCGGTCTGGACGCCTTCGTCGAACACGTCGTACCGATCCTGCGGGCCCGAGGCCTGTTCCGCACCGAATACGGCCCCCGCCAGACCCTGCGGGAGCGCTACGGCCTGCCCCGCCCCGCCAACCAGTACCTGTCCCCGGCTCCCGCCCTCGTCTGA
- a CDS encoding TauD/TfdA dioxygenase family protein: MSLEITKVTARIGARVSGVDISRPLAPEQVAAVREALNVHKALVFAADGLDDAGQQAFARHFGDLTTAHPTVGAVEGAPNVLPVDSERGRANHWHTDVTFVLNPPQASTLRSITVPPYGGETLIANAAAAYRDLPEPLRRFADTLWAEHTNDYDYAVPDEEVDEEKAAQRAQFTSITYRTAHPVVRVHPLTGERGLFIGGFAQRIVGLSTGESRRILDLLQTYVTRPENILRHRWSENELVLFDNRITQHYAIDNYDGQPRRLHRVTVAGDVPAGIEGKESYSIEGDASHYTPVLAAA, from the coding sequence ATGTCCCTCGAGATCACCAAGGTCACCGCCCGCATCGGCGCCCGTGTCTCCGGCGTCGACATCAGCCGCCCGCTCGCCCCGGAGCAGGTCGCCGCGGTCCGCGAGGCCCTCAACGTGCACAAGGCACTCGTCTTCGCCGCCGACGGCCTGGACGACGCCGGCCAGCAGGCCTTCGCCCGCCACTTCGGCGACCTGACCACCGCCCACCCGACGGTCGGCGCCGTGGAGGGTGCCCCGAACGTGCTGCCCGTCGACAGCGAGCGGGGCCGCGCCAACCACTGGCACACCGACGTCACCTTCGTCCTCAACCCGCCGCAGGCCAGCACCCTGCGCTCGATCACCGTCCCGCCGTACGGCGGCGAGACCCTGATCGCCAACGCGGCTGCCGCCTACCGCGACCTGCCCGAGCCGCTGCGCCGCTTCGCCGACACCCTGTGGGCCGAGCACACCAACGACTACGACTACGCCGTACCGGACGAGGAGGTCGACGAGGAGAAGGCCGCCCAGCGCGCCCAGTTCACGTCCATCACGTACCGCACGGCCCACCCCGTGGTGCGCGTGCACCCGCTGACCGGCGAACGCGGCCTGTTCATCGGCGGGTTCGCGCAGCGGATCGTCGGCCTGTCGACGGGCGAGTCCCGCAGGATCCTGGACCTCCTCCAGACGTACGTCACCCGCCCCGAGAACATCCTGCGCCACCGCTGGTCGGAGAACGAGCTGGTCCTCTTCGACAACCGGATCACCCAGCACTACGCCATCGACAACTACGACGGGCAGCCGCGCCGGCTGCACCGGGTGACCGTCGCCGGTGACGTCCCGGCCGGCATCGAGGGCAAGGAGAGCTACTCGATCGAGGGCGACGCCTCGCACTACACACCGGTGCTCGCGGCCGCGTAA
- a CDS encoding ABC transporter permease, giving the protein MTAVTTTTAVPAAQAGELPEVRRRRRLSPGRRLPAARLIGPLVVLALWAAASAAKALDTGAIPAPWTVLRTAGRLWSDGTLPADVLTSLQRAGYGFAIGLVAGVLLALAAGLSRTGEALIDGTVQLNRAIPTLGLIPLFILWLGIGEAFKIAIIAIVVYVPVYLNTHAALSGIDSRYVELAEVQGLSRLAFVRQVVIPGTLPGFFVGLRLGVTGSWLGLVVLEQINATSGLGYLMFQAQNYGQTDVILVGLLIYGVFGLVSDSAVRLIERRVLAWRRTLSS; this is encoded by the coding sequence ATGACCGCCGTGACCACGACGACCGCCGTACCGGCGGCCCAGGCCGGGGAACTCCCCGAGGTCCGGCGGCGCCGCCGGCTCTCCCCCGGCCGCCGGCTGCCCGCCGCCCGGCTGATCGGCCCCCTCGTCGTCCTCGCCCTGTGGGCCGCCGCCTCCGCCGCCAAGGCCCTCGACACGGGGGCAATCCCGGCACCCTGGACGGTGCTGCGGACCGCGGGTCGCCTGTGGAGCGACGGCACGCTGCCCGCCGACGTCCTGACCTCACTGCAGCGAGCGGGATACGGCTTCGCGATCGGCCTGGTCGCGGGCGTGCTGCTCGCCCTCGCCGCCGGGCTCAGCCGGACCGGGGAGGCGCTGATCGACGGGACCGTGCAGCTCAACCGGGCCATCCCGACACTCGGCCTGATCCCGCTGTTCATCCTCTGGCTGGGCATCGGCGAGGCCTTCAAGATCGCCATCATCGCGATCGTCGTCTACGTACCGGTCTACCTGAACACGCACGCCGCGCTGTCCGGCATCGACAGCCGCTACGTCGAACTCGCCGAGGTACAGGGCCTGTCCCGGCTCGCCTTCGTCCGCCAGGTCGTGATCCCCGGCACGCTGCCCGGATTCTTCGTGGGACTCCGGCTCGGGGTGACCGGCTCCTGGCTGGGCCTGGTGGTGCTGGAGCAGATCAACGCCACCAGCGGCCTCGGCTACCTGATGTTCCAGGCGCAGAACTACGGCCAGACCGACGTGATCCTGGTCGGCCTGCTGATCTACGGCGTCTTCGGCCTGGTCTCCGACAGCGCGGTCCGTCTGATCGAACGGAGGGTGCTGGCATGGCGCCGCACACTGAGCAGCTGA
- a CDS encoding amino acid permease: protein MPDSSTTTQTPPEERGASLSHGLKQRHLSMIALGGVIGAGLFVGSGAGIAAAGPSIVIAYTVSGLLVMLVMRMLGEMSAAYPSSGSFSAHAERAIGPWAGFAAGWSFWILLCTAVGLEGIGAAHIVSGWVPGTPEWAWVALFMLVFCGTNLAAVKNFGEFEFWFAALKVGAISLFLVLGVLAIAGVLPGTHAPGTSNLSDFLPHGSNGLIIGLLASVFAYGGLETVTIAAAESQDPVRGVASAVRTAMWRIALFYIGSMAVVVTLVPWNSAEVVSKGPYVATLDHLGIPGAGRLMNVVVLVALLSAMNANIYGSSRIAFSLVERGQGPRLLARLSGGVPRIAVLTSCVLGFVCVLLSYWRPNDVFKWLLNMIGAVILVVWIFIAVSQLLLRRRVERESPEKLVVRMWAFPVLTWVALAGMATIFVLMAREADTRMQLYSTGAMTLALAAVGYLRQRARAKR from the coding sequence ATGCCCGACAGCAGCACCACTACGCAGACGCCGCCGGAGGAACGGGGCGCCTCCCTCTCGCACGGCCTCAAGCAGCGCCATCTGTCGATGATCGCGCTCGGCGGGGTGATCGGCGCGGGGCTGTTCGTCGGTTCCGGCGCGGGCATCGCCGCCGCCGGTCCGTCCATCGTGATCGCTTACACGGTCTCCGGCCTCCTGGTGATGCTGGTGATGCGGATGCTCGGCGAGATGTCCGCCGCCTACCCCTCCTCGGGTTCCTTCTCCGCGCACGCCGAGCGGGCGATCGGCCCGTGGGCGGGGTTCGCCGCCGGCTGGTCCTTCTGGATCCTGCTGTGCACGGCCGTCGGCCTGGAGGGCATCGGCGCCGCGCACATCGTCTCCGGCTGGGTGCCCGGCACACCCGAGTGGGCGTGGGTGGCGCTGTTCATGCTGGTCTTCTGCGGGACGAACCTGGCCGCCGTGAAGAACTTCGGCGAGTTCGAGTTCTGGTTCGCCGCGCTGAAGGTCGGCGCGATCTCCCTCTTCCTGGTCCTCGGCGTGCTGGCCATCGCGGGTGTGCTGCCCGGCACGCACGCCCCCGGCACCTCGAACCTCTCCGACTTCCTCCCCCACGGCAGCAACGGCCTGATCATCGGCCTGCTCGCGTCCGTCTTCGCCTACGGCGGCCTGGAGACGGTCACCATCGCGGCGGCCGAGTCGCAGGACCCGGTGCGGGGCGTGGCCTCCGCCGTCCGTACGGCGATGTGGCGCATCGCGCTGTTCTACATCGGCTCCATGGCGGTCGTGGTCACCCTGGTCCCGTGGAACTCGGCGGAGGTCGTCTCGAAGGGCCCCTACGTCGCCACGCTCGACCACCTCGGCATCCCCGGCGCGGGCCGGCTGATGAACGTGGTCGTCCTCGTCGCCCTCCTGTCCGCGATGAACGCCAACATCTACGGCTCCTCGCGCATCGCGTTCTCGCTGGTCGAGCGCGGGCAGGGCCCAAGGCTCCTGGCCCGGCTCTCCGGCGGGGTGCCGCGCATCGCGGTCCTGACCTCCTGTGTGCTGGGCTTCGTCTGCGTGCTGCTCAGCTACTGGCGGCCGAACGACGTCTTCAAGTGGCTGCTGAACATGATCGGCGCGGTGATCCTGGTCGTCTGGATCTTCATCGCCGTCTCCCAGCTCCTGCTGCGCCGCCGCGTGGAACGCGAGAGCCCCGAGAAGCTGGTCGTCCGCATGTGGGCGTTCCCGGTCCTCACCTGGGTCGCCCTGGCAGGCATGGCCACGATCTTCGTCCTGATGGCCCGCGAGGCGGACACCCGCATGCAGCTGTACTCGACGGGCGCGATGACGCTGGCGCTGGCGGCCGTGGGCTACCTCCGGCAGCGGGCTCGCGCCAAGCGCTGA
- a CDS encoding superoxide dismutase gives MPVYTLPDLPYDYSALAPVISPEIIELHHDKHHAAYVKGANDTLEQLAEARDKESWGHVNGLEKNLAFHLSGHILHSIYWQNMTGPKEGGGEPLAADGVGELAEAVKESFGSFAAFRTQLSKAAATTQGSGWGVLAYEPLSGRLIVEQVYDHQGNVGQGSTPLLVFDAWEHAFYLQYRNQKADFVEAMWQVVNWQDVARRYEAARSRADVLLPAG, from the coding sequence ATGCCCGTCTACACGCTGCCCGACCTGCCCTACGACTACTCCGCGCTCGCCCCCGTGATCAGCCCGGAGATCATCGAGCTGCACCACGACAAGCACCACGCGGCCTACGTGAAGGGCGCCAACGACACCCTGGAGCAGCTCGCCGAGGCGCGGGACAAGGAGTCGTGGGGGCACGTCAACGGACTCGAGAAGAACCTGGCCTTCCACCTGTCCGGGCACATCCTGCACAGCATCTACTGGCAGAACATGACCGGCCCGAAGGAGGGCGGCGGGGAGCCGCTCGCCGCCGACGGGGTGGGTGAGCTGGCCGAGGCGGTCAAGGAGTCCTTCGGCTCCTTCGCCGCCTTCAGGACCCAGCTGTCCAAGGCCGCGGCCACCACCCAGGGTTCGGGCTGGGGCGTGCTCGCGTACGAGCCGCTGAGCGGGCGCCTGATCGTCGAGCAGGTCTACGACCACCAGGGCAACGTGGGCCAGGGCTCGACCCCGCTCCTCGTCTTCGACGCCTGGGAGCACGCCTTCTACCTGCAGTACCGCAACCAGAAGGCGGACTTCGTCGAGGCCATGTGGCAGGTCGTCAACTGGCAGGACGTGGCCCGCCGTTACGAGGCCGCGAGGTCCCGCGCGGACGTACTGCTGCCGGCCGGCTGA
- a CDS encoding ABC transporter ATP-binding protein, which yields MAPHTEQLTRPAVRLRGLTRSFEDRTVLDGIDLDLPAGQFTALLGHSGSGKSTLLRAVAGLDHGVAGSGRLTAPERVSVVFQDSRLLPWRRVLDNVLLGLDGRDAEERGRAALAEVGLKGRERAWPGELSGGEAQRAALARSLVREPELLLADEPFGALDALTRIRMHNLLRDLWKRHRPSVLLVTHDVDEAIVLADRVLVLDQGRIGLDLTIDHPHPRSYREALLGEYREQLLTALGVTEDHQ from the coding sequence ATGGCGCCGCACACTGAGCAGCTGACCCGGCCCGCCGTCCGGCTCCGCGGCCTGACCCGGTCGTTCGAGGACCGTACGGTCCTCGACGGCATCGACCTGGACCTGCCGGCCGGACAGTTCACGGCCTTGCTCGGGCACAGCGGCTCGGGCAAGTCCACCCTGTTGCGGGCGGTCGCCGGACTCGACCACGGGGTCGCGGGAAGCGGCCGGCTCACCGCCCCCGAGCGCGTGTCGGTCGTCTTCCAGGACTCCCGGCTGCTGCCCTGGCGCCGGGTGCTGGACAACGTCCTGCTGGGCCTGGACGGCAGGGACGCCGAGGAGCGCGGCCGGGCCGCCCTCGCGGAGGTCGGGCTGAAGGGCCGCGAGCGGGCCTGGCCGGGCGAGCTGTCCGGCGGCGAGGCCCAGCGGGCCGCGCTCGCCCGCTCCCTGGTCCGCGAGCCCGAACTCCTGCTGGCCGACGAGCCGTTCGGGGCGCTGGACGCGCTCACCCGGATCAGGATGCACAACCTGCTGCGCGACCTGTGGAAACGCCACCGGCCGTCCGTGCTGCTGGTCACCCACGACGTGGACGAGGCGATCGTGCTCGCCGACCGCGTCCTCGTCCTCGACCAGGGCCGCATCGGCCTCGACCTGACCATCGACCACCCCCACCCGCGCTCCTACCGCGAAGCCCTGCTGGGCGAGTACCGCGAGCAGCTGCTGACCGCGCTGGGCGTCACGGAGGACCACCAGTGA